In Halopseudomonas nanhaiensis, a single window of DNA contains:
- a CDS encoding cobalamin-binding protein has translation MRAWLTGALLCLSLPLSSAERIVSLAPFLTDMVVLFESQDRLVGVIDDQSLPKKLETVPRVGAYQSLSLERIVVARPDLVLAWTSGNPAELLTRLEALGIDVRRFDPQTLAQIDAMTVELGSVLGRRERAAELSAAFRSQLDRTARPAGTRPPRVFVQLWDDPIFTIAGEQLLSDALRHCGARNIFHSQAGLSPQVSVESVLAADPEFIIALADQSERAQVWLNRWRAHQGIAAVRHARLYALRSDTLVRPTPAIAEGVSELCRLLNPSKSVVEGGQVR, from the coding sequence GTGCGGGCCTGGCTGACCGGCGCGCTGCTGTGCCTCAGCCTTCCGCTGTCGTCTGCCGAGCGTATCGTCAGTCTTGCGCCCTTTCTGACCGACATGGTCGTCCTGTTCGAGTCGCAAGACCGGCTGGTCGGCGTGATCGATGACCAGTCGCTTCCCAAAAAGCTTGAGACCGTGCCACGCGTTGGCGCCTACCAGTCGCTGTCGCTTGAACGCATCGTCGTGGCCCGTCCCGACCTCGTGCTGGCGTGGACCTCGGGCAATCCGGCCGAACTGCTGACGCGTCTTGAGGCGCTGGGGATAGACGTGCGTCGCTTCGACCCACAGACGCTGGCGCAGATCGATGCGATGACCGTGGAGCTGGGCAGTGTGCTGGGGCGCAGGGAGCGAGCGGCTGAGCTGAGCGCCGCCTTCCGATCCCAACTGGATCGTACGGCTCGACCTGCCGGAACGCGCCCGCCGAGGGTGTTCGTGCAGCTCTGGGATGACCCCATCTTCACGATCGCCGGCGAACAGTTGCTTAGTGATGCACTGCGTCATTGCGGAGCGAGAAACATTTTTCACTCCCAGGCCGGGTTGTCACCGCAGGTCAGCGTCGAGTCCGTGCTGGCGGCAGATCCTGAATTCATCATCGCGCTGGCAGATCAATCGGAGCGGGCGCAGGTATGGCTGAACCGCTGGCGGGCCCATCAGGGCATTGCCGCCGTCAGGCATGCGCGGCTATATGCGCTGCGCAGCGACACATTGGTCAGACCCACTCCGGCCATCGCGGAGGGAGTATCCGAGCTCTGCCGGCTGTTGAATCCGAGCAAGAGCGTTGTCGAAGGTGGCCAGGTTCGCTGA
- the ribA gene encoding GTP cyclohydrolase II: MPVTFVASSQLPTQWGTFTMHGFLEPGTGKEHVVLTMGDVADGQPVLGRLHSECLTGDALFSLRCDCGFQLEAALKAIAAEGRGALLYLRQEGRGIGLMNKIRAYHLQDNGADTVEANVQLGFGADQRDYAICKPMLAHLGITSLKLLTNNPRKVKALEDIGIGVADRLPLQFGQNPHNSKYLATKAGKLGHLLGNLHQAEVE; encoded by the coding sequence GTGCCAGTCACCTTTGTTGCGTCATCCCAGCTTCCCACCCAGTGGGGCACGTTCACCATGCATGGATTCCTCGAGCCGGGTACCGGCAAGGAGCACGTTGTGCTGACCATGGGTGACGTCGCTGACGGCCAGCCGGTGCTCGGCAGGCTGCATTCGGAATGTCTGACCGGTGATGCGCTGTTCAGCCTGCGCTGCGACTGTGGCTTTCAGCTCGAGGCGGCGCTCAAGGCGATCGCTGCCGAAGGTCGGGGCGCACTTCTGTACCTGCGTCAGGAAGGACGCGGTATCGGACTCATGAACAAGATCCGCGCCTACCATCTGCAGGACAATGGTGCCGACACCGTCGAGGCCAACGTACAGCTGGGCTTCGGAGCCGATCAGCGTGATTACGCCATCTGCAAGCCGATGCTCGCGCATCTGGGGATCACCAGTCTCAAGCTGCTGACCAACAACCCGCGCAAGGTCAAGGCGTTGGAAGATATCGGCATCGGCGTGGCGGACAGGCTGCCGCTGCAATTCGGACAGAATCCGCATAACAGCAAGTACCTGGCAACCAAGGCGGGCAAGCTCGGCCACCTGCTAGGCAACCTGCATCAGGCCGAGGTCGAATAA